A stretch of the Bradyrhizobium sp. CCBAU 53351 genome encodes the following:
- a CDS encoding NADPH:quinone oxidoreductase family protein: MVRAVVCRSLGEPEKLRLEEFPSRPLNPGEVRVAIRAAGLNFPDVLMAAGQYQLKPELPFTPGMEAAGDVTEIGAEVKGVVIGDKVIVKMRHGAFTDEAVVTSAQLTPMPSTFDYAEAATYLAGHGTAYHALIDRGRIEPGEVLLVHGAGGGTGLAAVEIGKMLGAIVIATASSDEKLAIAKSRGADHLVRYDREPFRDAVKRITDGRGADVVFDPVGGQVFEDSMRCIAWGARLLVIGFTGGIGSARTNLLLIKGASVLGVRAGEAVRKNPALGEVRLKALLQWAEQGKLRPNISHRLPLQDYAKAMRLLIDRKAIGRVALMMD; this comes from the coding sequence ATGGTGCGCGCCGTCGTCTGCCGCTCGCTCGGCGAGCCCGAAAAATTGCGGCTCGAGGAGTTTCCGTCGCGCCCCCTGAATCCGGGCGAGGTGCGCGTTGCGATCCGCGCCGCCGGGCTGAATTTCCCTGACGTGCTGATGGCGGCCGGCCAATATCAGCTCAAGCCGGAGCTGCCGTTCACGCCCGGCATGGAAGCCGCCGGCGACGTGACCGAGATCGGCGCCGAGGTGAAAGGCGTTGTCATCGGCGACAAGGTCATCGTGAAGATGCGCCACGGCGCGTTTACCGATGAGGCGGTGGTGACATCAGCGCAACTGACGCCGATGCCGTCGACATTCGACTACGCGGAAGCCGCGACCTATCTTGCCGGTCATGGCACGGCCTATCATGCGCTGATCGATCGCGGCCGGATCGAACCGGGCGAGGTGCTGCTGGTGCATGGCGCAGGCGGCGGCACGGGATTGGCGGCCGTCGAGATCGGCAAGATGCTGGGCGCCATCGTGATCGCGACCGCCTCAAGTGACGAGAAGCTCGCCATCGCGAAATCGCGCGGCGCCGATCATCTCGTCCGCTACGACCGCGAGCCGTTTCGCGATGCCGTCAAGCGCATCACAGATGGTCGCGGCGCGGACGTCGTGTTCGATCCCGTCGGCGGCCAGGTGTTTGAAGATTCGATGCGCTGCATCGCCTGGGGCGCGCGGCTGCTGGTGATTGGCTTCACCGGCGGCATCGGTTCGGCCAGGACCAACCTCCTGCTGATCAAAGGCGCCAGCGTACTCGGTGTGCGCGCCGGCGAAGCGGTCCGAAAGAACCCTGCGCTCGGCGAGGTGCGCCTGAAGGCGCTGCTGCAATGGGCGGAGCAGGGCAAGCTGCGCCCCAACATCTCACACCGCCTGCCGCTGCAGGACTATGCGAAGGCAATGCGGCTCCTGATCGACCGCAAGGCGATCGGGCGTGTGGCGCTGATGATGGACTGA
- a CDS encoding 2-hydroxychromene-2-carboxylate isomerase: MIEFFFDCSSPWTYLAFHNIQPLARELGAEIVWRPILVGGIFNTVNPSVYAQREKPVPLKARYMKKDLADWARSAGLAIKMPPTVFPVNSVKAMRGCIWLGKDMVPFATAVFEAYWGDDKDISQDAVLADICKKVGVDDAKFFAGISEQGIKDQLKANTEEVVARGGFGSPTIFVNKTDMYFGNDRLPLIREALLRSKASAA; the protein is encoded by the coding sequence ATGATCGAATTCTTCTTCGACTGCTCCAGCCCCTGGACCTATCTCGCCTTCCACAACATCCAGCCGCTCGCCAGGGAGCTGGGCGCCGAGATCGTCTGGCGGCCTATCCTGGTCGGCGGCATCTTCAACACCGTCAACCCGAGCGTCTATGCGCAGCGTGAGAAGCCGGTGCCGCTGAAGGCGCGCTACATGAAGAAGGATCTGGCCGATTGGGCACGTTCCGCCGGCCTTGCGATCAAGATGCCACCGACGGTGTTTCCGGTGAACAGCGTCAAAGCGATGCGCGGCTGCATCTGGCTCGGCAAGGACATGGTGCCGTTTGCGACGGCGGTGTTCGAGGCCTATTGGGGCGACGACAAGGATATCTCGCAGGACGCGGTGCTTGCCGACATCTGCAAAAAGGTCGGCGTCGACGATGCAAAATTCTTCGCGGGCATCTCGGAGCAGGGGATCAAGGATCAGCTCAAGGCGAATACGGAAGAGGTCGTCGCCCGTGGCGGCTTCGGCTCGCCCACGATCTTCGTGAACAAGACCGACATGTATTTCGGCAATGACCGCCTGCCGCTGATCCGTGAGGCGCTTCTGCGCAGCAAGGCGAGCGCGGCCTGA
- a CDS encoding glutathione S-transferase N-terminal domain-containing protein — MIDLYYAPTPNGWKISIMLEELGLPYTVKPINIRAGEQFAPEFLAISPNNRIPAIVDHAPADGGEPFSAFETGAILIYLAEKTGRFLPADLRGRSTAIQWVMWQMAGLGPMLGQHGHFALYAAEKIPYAIERYRDEAARLYGVLDRQLEKTGASIAGDYSIADIACFPWTMTHKAQGFTLDDYPNVKRWYAEVRARPQVQAGLAIGKFVKEPFDEESRKIMFGQKAKEVLGRK; from the coding sequence ATGATCGACCTCTATTACGCGCCGACGCCGAACGGCTGGAAAATCTCGATCATGCTGGAGGAGCTCGGGCTTCCCTATACGGTGAAGCCCATCAATATCCGCGCGGGTGAGCAGTTCGCTCCTGAGTTTCTGGCGATCTCACCCAATAACCGCATCCCCGCCATCGTCGACCACGCACCCGCAGACGGCGGCGAGCCGTTCTCGGCCTTCGAGACCGGCGCGATCCTGATCTATCTCGCGGAAAAGACCGGCCGCTTTCTGCCGGCCGACCTGCGCGGCCGCTCTACAGCAATCCAGTGGGTGATGTGGCAGATGGCCGGCCTCGGTCCGATGCTCGGCCAGCATGGGCATTTCGCGCTCTATGCGGCGGAGAAGATTCCTTACGCGATCGAGCGCTATCGCGACGAGGCGGCCCGGCTCTATGGCGTGCTCGACCGGCAACTGGAGAAGACCGGCGCCTCTATCGCCGGCGATTATTCCATCGCCGACATCGCCTGTTTCCCCTGGACCATGACCCACAAGGCGCAGGGCTTCACGCTCGACGACTATCCGAACGTGAAACGCTGGTATGCCGAGGTCCGCGCGAGGCCGCAGGTGCAGGCCGGGCTTGCGATCGGCAAATTCGTGAAAGAGCCGTTCGACGAGGAATCACGCAAGATCATGTTCGGGCAGAAGGCTAAGGAAGTGCTGGGACGGAAGTAG
- a CDS encoding methionine synthase, protein MLFPTTIAGSLPKPEWLAEPNMLWAPWKSQGEELLRAKRDATLIWLKIQEDAGVDILTEGEQARQHFVHGFLEKIDGIDFAHKIEMGIRKDRYKAMVPQVVAPLRLRDRVHAFEARVARTHTKKKLKFTLPGPMTIIDTIADRYYGDRVKMAFAFAELLNEEAKALQADGVDLVQFDEPAFNVYMDEVNDWGIKALERAAQGLTCTTAVHICYGYGIKANTDWKETLGTQWRQYEQIFPAIDASPIQQVAIECRNSKVPLDLLALLKNKIVQAGVIDVASDTVETAEDVVKVIEAVSKFVPKSNIIATTNCGMAPMRREIAEAKLMALGAGAALAREKLG, encoded by the coding sequence ATGCTGTTTCCAACCACGATCGCCGGCTCCTTGCCGAAGCCGGAATGGCTCGCCGAGCCCAATATGCTCTGGGCTCCCTGGAAATCGCAAGGCGAGGAGCTGCTCCGTGCCAAGCGCGACGCGACGCTGATCTGGCTGAAAATCCAGGAGGACGCCGGCGTCGACATCCTCACCGAGGGCGAGCAGGCCCGTCAGCATTTCGTCCACGGTTTCCTGGAGAAGATCGACGGCATCGATTTCGCCCACAAGATCGAGATGGGCATCCGGAAAGATCGCTACAAGGCGATGGTGCCGCAGGTGGTCGCGCCGCTTCGTCTTAGGGATCGCGTCCATGCCTTCGAGGCGCGCGTGGCGCGCACGCACACCAAGAAGAAACTGAAGTTCACGCTTCCCGGCCCGATGACCATCATCGACACCATCGCCGATCGCTATTATGGCGATCGCGTCAAGATGGCGTTTGCTTTCGCCGAGCTGCTCAACGAGGAGGCCAAGGCCTTGCAGGCCGACGGCGTCGATCTCGTGCAGTTCGACGAGCCCGCCTTCAACGTCTACATGGACGAGGTCAATGATTGGGGCATCAAGGCGCTGGAGCGCGCCGCGCAGGGCCTGACCTGCACCACCGCCGTGCACATTTGCTACGGCTACGGCATCAAGGCCAATACAGACTGGAAAGAAACGCTCGGCACGCAGTGGCGGCAATACGAGCAGATCTTTCCGGCGATCGATGCGAGCCCGATCCAGCAGGTCGCGATCGAATGCCGCAACTCGAAGGTCCCGCTCGACCTGCTCGCGCTCCTGAAGAACAAGATCGTGCAGGCCGGCGTGATCGATGTCGCCAGCGACACAGTGGAGACCGCCGAGGACGTCGTGAAGGTGATCGAGGCCGTGTCGAAATTCGTGCCGAAGAGCAACATCATCGCCACCACCAATTGCGGCATGGCGCCGATGCGGCGCGAGATCGCCGAAGCCAAGCTGATGGCGCTCGGCGCCGGCGCGGCGCTGGCACGCGAGAAGCTGGGGTGA
- the gpt gene encoding xanthine phosphoribosyltransferase has protein sequence MAGEAPELSAQERAGRAFPVSWDQFHRDCRALTWRLNEVGPFHAVIAITRGGLVPAAIVARELGVRVIDTVCIASYDHDKQGELQVLKGISEQAMKLGGGTGKGLLIVDDLVDTGKTGRLVREMLPDAHFATVYAKPKGRPLVDTFITEVSQDTWIFFPWDTALSYHPPLRDGAA, from the coding sequence ATGGCTGGTGAAGCACCGGAACTGAGCGCACAGGAGCGGGCGGGCAGGGCCTTTCCGGTCTCGTGGGATCAATTCCACCGGGATTGCCGGGCGCTGACCTGGCGGCTCAACGAGGTCGGTCCGTTCCACGCGGTGATCGCGATCACGCGCGGCGGCCTCGTGCCGGCCGCGATCGTGGCGCGCGAGCTCGGCGTGCGCGTGATCGATACGGTGTGTATCGCGAGCTACGATCACGACAAGCAGGGCGAGCTGCAGGTCCTCAAGGGCATTTCGGAGCAGGCCATGAAGCTCGGTGGAGGCACCGGCAAGGGCCTCTTGATCGTCGACGACCTCGTCGACACCGGCAAGACCGGCAGGCTGGTGCGCGAGATGCTGCCCGATGCGCATTTCGCCACCGTCTACGCCAAGCCGAAGGGCCGCCCGCTGGTCGACACCTTCATCACCGAAGTCTCCCAGGACACCTGGATATTCTTCCCCTGGGACACTGCGCTGTCCTACCACCCGCCGCTGCGCGACGGCGCGGCGTGA
- a CDS encoding molybdopterin-binding protein: MSEIVTAGILVIGDEILSGRTKDKNIGFIAEYLTNIGIDLKEVRVVSDDEPDIIAALDALRHRYTYVFTTGGIGPTHDDITADSVAKAFGVGIDHHPEVVARFRERWSEQDLNEARLRMARIPDGAELIQSATILAPGFKIGNVIVMAGVPSIMQAMMDIVAPKLKSGVRMLSDTVRANAREGDIGSPLRAIAAAHPDTIIGSYPFMDEEQKPNTNLVVRSRDPEKLAAAMAAVKEMLAGLNVSR; the protein is encoded by the coding sequence ATGAGCGAGATCGTCACGGCGGGCATTCTGGTCATTGGGGACGAAATCCTGTCCGGCCGAACCAAGGACAAGAATATCGGCTTCATCGCCGAATACCTGACCAATATCGGCATCGACCTGAAGGAAGTCCGGGTTGTCTCCGACGACGAGCCTGACATCATCGCGGCCCTGGATGCACTGCGGCATCGCTACACCTACGTCTTCACAACCGGCGGCATCGGGCCGACCCATGACGACATCACCGCCGACAGCGTCGCTAAGGCGTTCGGCGTCGGCATCGACCACCATCCGGAGGTCGTCGCCCGTTTCCGCGAGCGCTGGAGCGAGCAGGATCTCAATGAGGCCCGCTTGCGCATGGCCCGCATTCCCGACGGTGCCGAGCTGATCCAGAGCGCGACCATCCTCGCGCCCGGCTTCAAGATCGGCAATGTCATCGTCATGGCCGGCGTGCCCTCGATCATGCAGGCGATGATGGACATCGTGGCGCCCAAGCTGAAATCCGGCGTGCGCATGCTCTCCGACACGGTGCGCGCCAATGCGCGCGAGGGCGATATCGGCAGCCCGCTGCGGGCGATCGCTGCCGCCCATCCCGACACCATCATCGGCAGCTATCCCTTCATGGACGAGGAGCAGAAGCCCAACACCAATCTGGTGGTGCGCTCGCGCGATCCCGAGAAGCTGGCGGCAGCGATGGCTGCGGTGAAGGAGATGCTGGCAGGATTGAACGTCAGCCGCTAA
- a CDS encoding circularly permuted type 2 ATP-grasp protein translates to MAVAFDEMNIPGGELRPAYQELARWLKETPPEALEYRRQEAELLFRRIGITFAVYGEAESTERLIPFDVIPRIMSGKEWTLLEKGLKQRVRALNMFLRDIYHGRDILRAEIVPDDLIFQNPVFRPEMNGQQVPHDVYVHIAGIDIVRVDAEDFIVLEDNARTPSGVSYMLENREIMMRLFPDLFARHRVAPVERYPDELLAALRSVAPQSASGEPTVALLTPGVYNSAYYEHSFLADKLGIELVEGRDLIVKNNEVFMRTTEGLKRVDVIYRRVDDDFLDPLTFRPDSVLGVPGLMSAYAAGNITLANAVGTGIADDKAIYSYMPDIVKFYLGEEPILKNVPTWRCREPKDLAYVLDNLSELVVKEVHGSGGYGMLIGPAATKATIEAFREKLKREPEGFIAQPTLALSTCPTCTASGLAPRHVDLRPFVLTGSKRTTIVPGGLTRVALKEGSLVVNSSQGGGTKDTWILDE, encoded by the coding sequence ATGGCAGTCGCGTTTGATGAAATGAACATCCCCGGCGGGGAGCTTCGCCCCGCCTATCAGGAGCTGGCGCGCTGGCTCAAGGAGACGCCCCCCGAGGCGCTCGAATATCGCCGCCAGGAGGCCGAGCTCCTGTTCCGCCGCATCGGCATCACCTTCGCGGTCTATGGCGAGGCCGAGTCCACCGAGCGCCTGATCCCGTTCGACGTGATCCCACGGATCATGTCAGGCAAGGAATGGACGCTGCTGGAGAAGGGCCTGAAGCAGCGCGTGCGCGCGCTCAACATGTTCCTGCGCGACATCTATCACGGCCGCGACATCCTCCGCGCCGAGATCGTGCCCGACGACCTCATCTTCCAGAATCCGGTGTTCAGGCCCGAGATGAACGGCCAGCAGGTGCCGCACGACGTCTATGTGCACATCGCGGGCATCGACATCGTCCGGGTCGACGCCGAGGACTTCATCGTGCTGGAAGACAACGCCCGCACACCCTCGGGCGTCTCCTACATGCTGGAAAACCGCGAGATCATGATGCGGCTTTTTCCGGATCTGTTCGCCCGCCACAGGGTGGCGCCGGTCGAACGCTATCCGGACGAGCTGCTCGCGGCGCTCCGCTCGGTGGCGCCGCAAAGCGCCTCGGGCGAGCCGACGGTGGCCCTGCTCACCCCCGGCGTCTACAACTCGGCCTATTACGAGCACTCCTTCCTCGCCGACAAGCTCGGCATCGAGCTGGTCGAGGGCCGCGATCTCATCGTCAAGAACAACGAAGTGTTCATGCGGACGACGGAAGGGCTGAAGCGGGTCGACGTGATCTATCGCCGCGTCGACGACGACTTCCTCGATCCCCTCACCTTCCGTCCCGATTCCGTGCTGGGCGTGCCCGGGCTGATGTCGGCCTATGCGGCCGGCAACATCACGCTCGCCAACGCCGTCGGCACCGGCATCGCCGACGACAAGGCGATCTACTCCTACATGCCCGACATCGTGAAATTCTATCTCGGCGAGGAGCCGATCCTGAAAAACGTGCCCACCTGGCGCTGCCGCGAGCCGAAGGATCTCGCCTATGTGCTGGACAACCTCAGCGAGCTCGTCGTCAAGGAAGTTCACGGCTCCGGCGGCTACGGCATGCTGATCGGCCCTGCTGCGACGAAAGCCACGATCGAAGCGTTCCGCGAGAAGCTTAAGCGCGAGCCCGAAGGTTTCATCGCGCAGCCGACGCTGGCGCTCTCGACCTGCCCGACCTGCACGGCATCAGGCCTTGCGCCGCGCCACGTCGACCTCAGGCCCTTCGTGCTCACCGGCAGCAAGCGCACCACCATCGTGCCGGGCGGCCTGACACGCGTCGCACTGAAGGAAGGCTCCCTGGTGGTGAATTCGAGCCAGGGCGGCGGCACCAAAGACACCTGGATCCTGGACGAGTAG
- a CDS encoding alpha-E domain-containing protein, producing the protein MLSRTAENLYWLARYVERAEYLARTIDATLRVTALPAAYIGKTNEWDSALLTAGVAASFYQTYEEANEHNVVDYLSFSADNPSSIRNCIEAARLNSRSVRTALTSEMWDTINSAWIELQAVWSKGTSTREDLAKFLRFVQETSLRFDGSAYRTMLRNDAYWFSRMGVHLERADNTARILDVKYHVLLPEEEHVGGPLDFYQWSSILRSVSALTAYHWVYRETLKPWLIADLLILNDTLPRSLASCYGNLVRNLDQIGVAYGRQGAAQRHARGIRNRLEHSNMNDIFQHGVHEFIQEFITDNSRLGEIITKQYLI; encoded by the coding sequence ATGCTGTCGCGTACCGCCGAAAACCTCTACTGGCTCGCCCGCTACGTCGAACGGGCCGAATATCTCGCGCGCACCATCGATGCGACCTTGCGCGTCACCGCGCTTCCCGCCGCCTATATCGGCAAGACCAATGAATGGGACTCGGCGCTGCTCACCGCCGGCGTCGCCGCCAGCTTCTATCAGACCTATGAGGAAGCCAACGAGCACAACGTCGTCGACTACCTCTCCTTCTCGGCGGACAACCCGTCCTCGATCAGGAACTGCATCGAGGCGGCGCGGCTGAACTCGCGTTCGGTGCGCACCGCGCTGACCAGCGAGATGTGGGACACCATCAACTCGGCCTGGATCGAGCTTCAGGCGGTCTGGAGCAAGGGCACCTCGACGCGCGAGGACCTCGCAAAGTTCCTGCGCTTCGTGCAGGAGACCTCGCTGCGCTTCGACGGCTCGGCCTACCGGACCATGCTGCGCAACGACGCCTATTGGTTCTCGCGGATGGGCGTGCATCTGGAGCGCGCCGACAACACCGCGCGCATTCTCGACGTGAAGTATCACGTGCTGCTGCCCGAGGAGGAGCATGTCGGTGGCCCCCTCGACTTCTATCAGTGGAGCTCGATCCTGCGCTCGGTCTCGGCGCTGACGGCCTATCACTGGGTCTATCGCGAGACGCTGAAACCCTGGCTGATCGCGGACCTGCTCATCCTCAACGACACGCTGCCGCGCTCGCTGGCCAGTTGCTACGGCAATCTCGTGCGCAACCTCGACCAGATCGGCGTCGCCTATGGCCGCCAGGGCGCGGCCCAGCGCCACGCCCGCGGCATCCGCAACCGGCTGGAACACAGCAACATGAACGACATTTTCCAGCACGGCGTCCATGAATTCATTCAGGAATTCATCACGGACAATTCCAGGCTGGGCGAAATCATCACGAAGCAGTATTTGATCTGA
- a CDS encoding transglutaminase family protein: MRLRILHTTTYRYEPPATSVIQILRMTPGSHDGQYVAEWQIDVSTDTKLDTHEDAFGNVTHVLSCGPVGDIQITAEGLIETHDTGGVLRGTDERFPAGMFLRSTDLTSVNPAMMAVARQLRSEAESDTLGFLHALMTQIGDHMTFDEDPTHSGTSAAEAFTLKRGVCQDYAHIFIACARAGGVPARFVSGHFLRADGLSHQDAGHAWAEAFVPDLGWVGFDPANSICATDAHVRVAIGLDYLGAAPVRGTRYGGGTETLTVAVKVEQAGRGGPSQSQRQS, from the coding sequence ATGCGCCTGCGAATCCTGCACACCACGACCTATCGCTACGAGCCGCCGGCGACGAGCGTGATCCAGATCCTGCGCATGACGCCCGGCAGCCATGACGGGCAATATGTGGCGGAATGGCAGATCGACGTCTCCACGGACACCAAGCTCGACACGCATGAGGATGCGTTCGGCAACGTCACGCATGTGCTGTCCTGCGGTCCCGTCGGCGACATCCAGATCACCGCCGAAGGGCTGATCGAGACCCACGACACCGGCGGCGTGCTGCGCGGCACCGACGAACGCTTTCCGGCGGGCATGTTCCTGCGCTCGACCGACCTCACCTCCGTCAACCCGGCGATGATGGCAGTGGCGCGTCAGTTGCGCAGCGAGGCCGAGAGCGACACGCTCGGCTTCCTGCATGCGCTGATGACCCAAATTGGCGATCACATGACGTTCGACGAGGACCCGACCCATAGCGGCACCTCGGCGGCGGAGGCGTTCACGCTCAAACGGGGCGTCTGCCAGGACTACGCGCACATCTTCATTGCCTGCGCCCGCGCCGGCGGCGTGCCGGCACGCTTCGTCTCCGGCCACTTCCTGCGCGCGGACGGTCTCTCGCATCAGGACGCCGGGCACGCCTGGGCGGAAGCCTTCGTGCCGGATCTCGGCTGGGTCGGCTTCGATCCCGCCAACAGCATCTGCGCCACCGACGCCCATGTCCGCGTCGCGATCGGGCTCGACTATCTCGGCGCGGCGCCCGTGCGCGGCACCCGCTATGGCGGCGGCACGGAGACGCTGACGGTGGCCGTGAAGGTCGAGCAGGCCGGCCGCGGCGGGCCTTCGCAATCGCAGCGGCAGAGCTAG
- a CDS encoding carboxymuconolactone decarboxylase family protein yields the protein MATVKLLSDDELSPEARAVFDDIRKVRKSDFVNNFWRALAHDPKTLRRTWKSIKEVMAPGALDPKVKEMLYVAVSIAHGCSYCIHSHTAAARAKGMTEAEYAEMLAIVGMAAETNRLVTALGVPVDEAFLVDAAD from the coding sequence ATGGCCACTGTCAAACTGCTTTCCGACGATGAACTCTCCCCTGAAGCGCGCGCCGTCTTCGACGATATCCGCAAAGTGCGGAAGTCGGACTTCGTCAACAATTTCTGGCGCGCGCTGGCGCATGATCCGAAGACGCTGCGGCGGACCTGGAAGAGCATCAAGGAGGTGATGGCGCCCGGCGCGCTCGACCCCAAGGTCAAAGAGATGCTCTATGTGGCGGTGTCGATCGCGCATGGCTGCAGCTATTGCATCCATTCGCACACCGCCGCCGCACGGGCCAAGGGCATGACCGAGGCCGAATATGCCGAGATGCTCGCCATCGTCGGCATGGCCGCGGAGACGAACCGGCTGGTCACGGCGCTCGGCGTGCCGGTCGACGAGGCGTTTCTGGTCGATGCGGCGGACTGA
- a CDS encoding proteasome-type protease codes for MTYCCGILVRDGLVMIADTRTNAGLDNVSTFRKLHIFSKPGERIMAIASAGNLAISQSVLSTLTEGLEDPNTGELETLMNAPTMFQAAQRIGRAIRAVHATEGPALRSEDVSFDVSFLFGGQIKGSRMRLFMIYTAGNFIECTTDTPYLQIGEHKYGKPVLDRAMHYDVELYEALKTGLISMDSTMRSNLGVGLPIDVLVVRADACEADLNHRIEAGEPYFHDLRSRWSAALRAAHQNIPRPPYKNEKEPKT; via the coding sequence ATGACCTATTGCTGCGGAATCCTGGTTCGGGACGGTCTGGTGATGATCGCCGACACCCGCACCAATGCCGGCCTCGACAACGTCTCGACCTTCCGCAAGCTGCACATCTTCTCCAAGCCCGGCGAGCGCATCATGGCGATCGCCAGCGCCGGCAACCTCGCCATCAGCCAGTCGGTGCTCTCCACGCTGACCGAAGGCCTGGAGGACCCCAACACGGGTGAGCTCGAGACGCTGATGAACGCGCCGACCATGTTCCAGGCCGCCCAGCGCATCGGCCGGGCGATCCGCGCGGTGCACGCGACCGAAGGTCCGGCGCTGCGATCCGAGGACGTGTCCTTCGACGTCTCCTTCCTGTTCGGCGGCCAGATCAAGGGCTCCCGGATGCGCCTGTTCATGATCTACACCGCCGGCAATTTCATCGAGTGCACCACCGACACGCCCTATTTGCAGATCGGCGAGCACAAATACGGCAAGCCGGTGCTCGACCGCGCCATGCATTACGACGTCGAGCTCTACGAAGCGCTGAAGACCGGCCTGATCTCGATGGATTCGACCATGCGCTCGAATCTCGGCGTCGGCCTGCCGATCGACGTGCTGGTGGTGCGCGCCGACGCCTGCGAGGCCGACCTCAACCACCGTATCGAGGCGGGCGAGCCTTATTTCCACGACCTGCGCTCGCGCTGGTCGGCGGCGCTGCGCGCCGCGCATCAGAACATCCCACGCCCGCCCTACAAGAACGAAAAAGAACCCAAAACCTGA
- a CDS encoding SDR family oxidoreductase — protein sequence MSEAKKIALVTGAGTGVGRAASLALMNTGFTVVLVGRRLDMLEETAKLGPAGKSLCVTADMTKPDSIAALFDKVKATYGRLDVLFNNAGMGAPAVPFEDLGLEQWQAVVNTNLTGPFLCTQHAFRIMKDQTPRGGRIINNGSISAHAPRPFSAAYTSTKHAITGLTKASNLDGRMYDIAVGQVDIGNAATPMTDRMVNGPGVLQPDGTTKHEPRMDAKAVGDAVAYMAGLPLDANVLTMTVMATKMPFVGRG from the coding sequence ATGAGTGAAGCAAAGAAGATCGCCCTGGTGACGGGCGCCGGCACCGGCGTCGGCCGCGCGGCCTCGCTGGCATTGATGAACACCGGCTTCACCGTGGTGCTGGTCGGCCGCCGCCTCGACATGCTCGAGGAGACCGCGAAGCTCGGCCCCGCGGGAAAGAGCCTGTGCGTCACCGCCGACATGACCAAGCCGGATTCGATCGCCGCGCTGTTCGACAAGGTGAAGGCCACCTATGGCCGCCTCGACGTGCTCTTCAACAATGCCGGCATGGGCGCGCCCGCAGTGCCGTTCGAGGACCTCGGCCTCGAGCAGTGGCAGGCGGTGGTGAACACCAACCTCACCGGGCCGTTCCTGTGCACCCAGCACGCCTTCCGCATCATGAAGGACCAAACCCCGCGCGGCGGCCGCATCATCAACAACGGCTCGATCTCGGCGCATGCGCCGCGGCCGTTCTCGGCAGCCTACACCTCGACCAAGCACGCCATCACTGGCCTGACCAAGGCCTCGAACCTCGACGGCCGCATGTACGACATCGCCGTCGGCCAGGTCGACATCGGCAATGCCGCGACCCCGATGACCGACCGCATGGTCAACGGCCCCGGCGTGCTGCAGCCTGATGGCACGACCAAGCACGAGCCGCGCATGGACGCCAAGGCGGTCGGCGATGCCGTCGCCTACATGGCCGGCCTGCCGCTCGATGCCAATGTGCTGACCATGACGGTGATGGCGACGAAGATGCCGTTCGTCGGACGGGGCTAA